From Vigna unguiculata cultivar IT97K-499-35 chromosome 5, ASM411807v1, whole genome shotgun sequence, the proteins below share one genomic window:
- the LOC114186115 gene encoding uncharacterized protein LOC114186115, giving the protein MAKPTHAKPGCFCDFFQLLFCAENGNTSQMHPFSDPITKPYASETVHGHNSDDAMVNATKPGVVARLMGLDSLPSTNLVSNANIPDSVPRSRSVNFVDYLLKFDTSQNNNHHQVKTSASFREVPAPFQHKSKSHDLVVFYWDSGSEDHEIEPLSRIQEMGLEESRNRKKQGSKNKEIVGVAEERNLIKRRQFSKFENEPRVVPLGSKVRNRNQAKALAPVSGSGRKGGSSSGPSGLRTTSTLPNKQKKVPSEPKRLKNTRKQEKIESEFSSENSSAISVLDDYDFSFLYGPDFPDYRNHLKAKTKWEFSELLLDDDVGDRRSKDKECSYPDINQKKECLSELRKKLCKFTEEDFRETDFTRKGVCEGENYEEICLEYEHKIFDILLHQVVNELVELSH; this is encoded by the exons ATGGCCAAACCAACTCATGCAAAACCTGGTTGCTTTTGTGATTTCTTTCAACTTCTCTTTTGTGCTGAGAATGGAAACACTTCTCAAATGCACCCTTTTTCTGACCCCATCACAAAACCATATGCATCAGAAACAGTGCATGGTCATAACAGTGATGATGCAATGGTGAATGCAACTAAACCAGGAGTTGTGGCAAGGCTAATGGGGCTTGATTCTCTGCCAAGTACCAACTTGGTATCAAACGCAAACATCCCAGATTCAGTTCCAAGAAGTAGGTCAGTGAACTTTGTGGATTACTTGCTCAAGTTTGACACAAGCCAAAACAATAACCATCACCAAGTGAAAACCTCAGCATCGTTCAGAGAGGTTCCTGCACCGTTTCAGCACAAAAGCAAAAGCCACGACCTTGTCGTGTTCTACTGGGATAGTGGGAGTGAAGATCACGAAATTGAACCCCTTTCGAGGATTCAAGAAATGGGGTTGGAAGAATCTAGAAACAGAAAGAAGCAGGGAAGCAAGAACAAGGAGATTGTTGGTGTGGCAGAGGAGAGGAACCTCATAAAGAGAAGGCAATTTTCAAAGTTCGAGAATGAGCCTAGAGTGGTTCCTCTTGGTTCCAAGGTTCGAAATCGCAATCAAGCTAAAGCTTTGGCACCAGTTTCTGGTAGTGGAAGAAAAGGTGGTAGTAGTAGCGGTCCTAGTGGGTTAAGAACAACCTCAACATTGCCGAATAAGCAGAAGAAAGTGCCCTCTGAACCAAAACGTTTGAAGAACACAAGAAAACAAGAGAAGATAGAGAGTGAATTTAGCTCAGAGAATTCCAGTGCAATCTCAGTCCTAGATGACTATGACTTCTCATTTCTTTATGGACCTGATTTTCCAG ATTACAGAAACCACTTAAAGGCAAAGACAAAGTGGGAATTTTCAGAACTGTTATTGGATGATGATGTTGGAGACAGAAGAAGCAAGGATAAAGAATGTTCCTACCCTGACATCAACCAAAAAAAAGAGTGTTTATCAGAATTAAGGAAGAAGCTTTGCAAGTTTACAGAAGAGGATTTCAGAGAAACAGATTTCACAAGAAAAGGCGTGTGTGAGGGTGAAAATTATGAGGAAATTTGTTTGGAGTATGAGCATAAaatttttgacattttactaCACCAGGTTGTCAATGAACTTGTGGAACTTTCACATTGA